In Cotesia glomerata isolate CgM1 linkage group LG3, MPM_Cglom_v2.3, whole genome shotgun sequence, one genomic interval encodes:
- the LOC123260953 gene encoding ras-associated and pleckstrin homology domains-containing protein 1 isoform X4: MLCGSFRKKKNSKDGYQLVRSNIKPIVQSRCENSRNKIEDSKKIPKSSRSLLPQFSRTGLDNVSSATLRPFNSDINTPRIDSYRFSMANLEDSQDVDLDAILGELCALERRCDGDIASTPVPDTQRTGRPNSGRINTGDNNDIGKTDGGMRTDSPDNDSAFSDTVSMLSSESSASSSGSGHKPPQTAMHTAPQQQSHQLMDAASRAKAEKIRLALEKMREASVQKLFIKAFTLDGSGKSLLVDEGMSVAHVCRLLADKNHVAMDPKWAVVEHLPELFMERVYEDHELLVENLLLWTRDSKNKLLFVERPDKTQLFLSPEKYLLGQSDRNTGEYDDHSRNILLEEFFSSSNVGVPEVEGPLYLKSDGKKGWKKYHFILRASGLYYWPKEKARTARDLVCLATLDVNQVYYGVGWKKKYKAPTDFCFAVKHPRLQQPKSTKYIKFLCAEDNASLERWMVGVRVAKYGRQLMENYRTLVDELAQEDLDILAHARSCSVSSIAVPPTNQTQYNTTNDNARQFTEINRHNGTDNSRQYDNQRQSYNSEQRQSYTNDGRLSRASSSSSSGCLSDGAPSSCEVAFECGEFPTGTIKRKPSMNPKLPLTSITRQLKEVGETVRDEPDSCPSPTSSGSGTLTRRHSRRRSGTDSDGSGTLKRHHRSGNATPVSPIPPGTPVRERVSPMNFSRTDSQEPKTPTSPIPECMMDSITSLPPPPSPPRLTEEIESDGEPLPPPPPEMFRSNLSLDSLPPPPAPGELPICDTTDFSGSSLSLVSLPPPPSPLVGETGTIRRARPNKQTTPTNSLSPECTPTHTPTRNNGNQIYGMINDNNNMIPNQNCNLSLQNNGYAHNHASNMSANDSYPGSNASTPTFMPSSPNFAIPPPFVPPPAYGAQQQQQQQQQQQQQQQQQQQQQQQLQQQQQPQPQNSLQRQNYNSDQIYGTYPAAQQCGPIIRPNPNMDTIRRSALKQNSGHYATPPYLAELKATASPQPQRRVTILEPPTSPKSKTGTGKKISFNLPPQQEPGSPALPQRKPMPPRRSDSTRLTSPKKLAASDQAPPGDFLKDLQRVMRKKWQVAQKCKLDSTTTPHEVLGFRDPPPAIADYRETNVSNWVQEHYGADNLYENVYTNDPTAPVEYASSPGRQSTVRFADENISMNIANVIASKRRPPPPPPKRAETTHLTTRAMH, from the exons ACTCCCAAGATGTTGACTTGGACGCGATCCTCGGGGAACTATGCGCGTTGGAAAGACGATGTGATGGAGACATTGCTTCTACTCCGGTGCCAGATACGCAACGAACTGGAAGACCTAACAGTGGAAGAATCAACACTGGAGACAACAATGACATTGGAAAAACTGACGGAG gTATGCGCACCGATAGTCCCGATAATGATAGTGCCTTCTCGGACACGGTGTCGATGTTGTCAAGCGAGAGCTCAGCAAGCAGCAGTGGTTCAGGACACAAACCACCTCAGACCGCCATGCACACGGCACCCCAACAGCAATCACATCAGTTAATGG atgcaGCAAGTAGAGCGAAAGCTGAAAAAATCCGACTAGCACTGGAGAAAATGCGGGAAGCCAGTgttcaaaaactttttatcaaaGCTTTCACATTGGATGGAAGCGGAAAAAGTCTTCTTGTCGACGAAGGAATGAGTGTCGCTCATGTTTGTAGATTATTAGCAGATAAGAACCACGTTGCGATGGATCCAAAGTGGGCTGTCGTTGAGCATCTGCCTGAGCTTTTTATGG AGAGGGTATACGAGGATCATGAGTTGCTGGTAGAAAATCTACTGTTGTGGACAAGAGACTCGAAGAATAAATTGTTGTTTGTCGAGAGACCAGACAAAACTCAACTTTTTCTATCGCCCGAGAAATACCTACTTGGTCAATCAGACAGAAATACAGGCGAGTACGACGACCATTCGAGGAACATCTTGCTTGAGGAGTTCTTTTCTAGCAGCAATGTTGGAGTACCCGAA GTCGAGGGTCCACTGTACTTGAAGTCAGACGGTAAAAAAGGCTGGAAGAAGTACCACTTTATTCTACGTGCTTCCGGTCTTTACTACTGGCCTAAAGAAAAGGCGAGAACTGCTAGGGATCTTGTGTGTTTAGCGACATTAGACGTCAACCAAGTGTACTACGGTGTgggatggaaaaaaaaatataaagcacCAACAGATTTTTGTTTCGCCGTTAAACATCCACGACTTCAGCAGCCAAAATCAACAAAGTACATAAAATTTCTCTGCGCAGAGGATAATGCCTCGTTGGAGCGATGGATGGTTGGTGTCCGAGTGGCCAAATACGGGCGACAGCTAATGGAAAACTACAGGACGCTGGTAGATGAACTCGCACAAGAAGACTTGGATATTCTAGCGCATGCTAGATCCTGCTCTGTCAGTTCAATCGCCGTGCCACCAACCAACCAGACGCAGTACAATACCACCAACGATAACGCCAGACAATTTACGGAAATTAACAGGCACAATGGGACCGACAACTCCCGACAGTATGATAATCAGCGGCAGAGTTACAATTCCGAGCAACGACAGAGTTATACAAATGATGGTAGACTCAGCCGTGCCAGTAGCTCCAGCTCCAGTGGATGCTTGTCAGATGGAGCACCGAGCAGTTGCGAGGTCGCCTTTGAATGCGGCGAGTTCCCAACAGGTACAATAAAACGCAAGCCCTCAATGAACCCAAAGTTGCCATTAACTTCCATTACCAGACAGCTAAAAGAAGTAGGCGAAACTGTCCGTGACGAACCAGACTCTTGTCCAAGTCCCACGAGTTCAGGGTCCGGTACACTGACACGGAGACACAGTCGCAGAAGAAGCGGCACTGATTCCGATGGGTCTGGTACTTTAAAACGACATCACAGATCTGGAAACGCCACACCCGTCAGTCCCATTCCTCCTGGCACTCCAGTTCGCGAAAGAGTCAGTCCCATGAATTTCTCCAGAACAGACAGTCAAGAACCTAAAACTCCCACTAGTCCAATACCAGAGTGTATGATGGACTCGATTACCTCTCTACCGCCTCCGCCATCACCCCCAAGACTTACTGAAGAAATAGAGTCTGACGGCGAGCCTCTGCCACCTCCTCCACCAGAAATGTTCCGGTCAAATCTGTCCTTAGATTCATTACCACCACCACCAGCTCCTGGTGAGTTACCCATTTGTGACACAACTGATTTTTCTGGATCATCTTTAAGCCTAGTCTCATTGCCGCCACCGCCAAGTCCGCTTGTTGGCGAAACCGGTACTATTCGACGTGCCAGGCCTAATAAACAGACAACCCCAACAAATTCATTGTCACCAGAATGCACACCAACTCACACACCAACACGCAACAACGGTAATCAAATTTACGGAATGATCaatgataacaataacatGATACCAAATCAAAACTGTAATCtttctttacaaaataatGGCTATGCTCATAACCACGCATCCAATATGTCGGCAAACGATTCTTATCCTGGATCCAATGCCAGCACACCGACATTCATGCCAAGTTCACCGAATTTTGCAATACCACCACCGTTTGTACCACCTCCAGCTTATGGGGCtcaacaacagcagcagcagcagcaacaacaacaacaacaacaacaacaacaacaaca acaacaacaacaactacaacaacaacaacaaccaCAACCACAGAACAGCCTTCAGCGACAAAACTACAATTCAGATCAAATTTACGGAACTTATCCAGCTGCTCAGCAGTGTGGGCCAATAATCAGGCCTAATCCAAACATGGATACCATCCGAAGAAGCGCTTTAAAGCAAAATTCCGGGCACTACGCTACTCCACCGTACCTTGCAGAACTGAAAGCTACCGCTAGTCCACAACCACAGAGACGGGTAACCATCCTAGAGCCTCCAACCTCACCTAAATCAAAGACTGGAACTGGTAAGAAGATTTCATTCAATTTGCCACCACAGCAAGAGCCAGGAAGTCCAGCTTTGCCGCAAAGAAAACCAATGCCACCGAGAAGATCCGATAGCACACGACTGACTTCACCGAAAAAGTTGGCAGCTTCTGACCAAGCGCCACCCGGTGATTTTCTAAAAGATCTTCAGAGagttatgagaaaaaaatggcAAGTTGCGCAAAAGTGTAAGTTAGATTCAACAACTACACCCCACGAAGTACTCGGTTTCCGTGATCCGCCCCCGGCAATTGCAGACTACAGAGAAACAAATGTCTCTAATTGGGTACAAGAGCATTATGGTGCTGATAATTTATACGAGAATGTATACACAAATGATCCAACTGCTCCTGTTGAGTACGCTTCAAGCCCAGGACGACAATCAACAGTGAGATTTGCTGATGAAAATATAAGTATGAATATTGCTAATGTAATAGCTAGTAAACGACggccaccaccaccaccaccaaaAAGAGCGGAGACGACTCATCTAACAACACGAGCAATGCACTGA
- the LOC123260953 gene encoding ras-associated and pleckstrin homology domains-containing protein 1 isoform X1, whose product MLCGSFRKKKNSKDGYQLVRSNIKPIVQSRCENSRNKIEDSKKIPKSSRSLLPQFSRTGLDNVSSATLRPFNSDINTPRIDSYRFSMANLEDSQDVDLDAILGELCALERRCDGDIASTPVPDTQRTGRPNSGRINTGDNNDIGKTDGGMRTDSPDNDSAFSDTVSMLSSESSASSSGSGHKPPQTAMHTAPQQQSHQLMDAASRAKAEKIRLALEKMREASVQKLFIKAFTLDGSGKSLLVDEGMSVAHVCRLLADKNHVAMDPKWAVVEHLPELFMERVYEDHELLVENLLLWTRDSKNKLLFVERPDKTQLFLSPEKYLLGQSDRNTGEYDDHSRNILLEEFFSSSNVGVPEVEGPLYLKSDGKKGWKKYHFILRASGLYYWPKEKARTARDLVCLATLDVNQVYYGVGWKKKYKAPTDFCFAVKHPRLQQPKSTKYIKFLCAEDNASLERWMVGVRVAKYGRQLMENYRTLVDELAQEDLDILAHARSCSVSSIAVPPTNQTQYNTTNDNARQFTEINRHNGTDNSRQYDNQRQSYNSEQRQSYTNDGRLSRASSSSSSGCLSDGAPSSCEVAFECGEFPTGTIKRKPSMNPKLPLTSITRQLKEVGETVRDEPDSCPSPTSSGSGTLTRRHSRRRSGTDSDGSGTLKRHHRSGNATPVSPIPPGTPVRERVSPMNFSRTDSQEPKTPTSPIPECMMDSITSLPPPPSPPRLTEEIESDGEPLPPPPPEMFRSNLSLDSLPPPPAPGELPICDTTDFSGSSLSLVSLPPPPSPLVGETGTIRRARPNKQTTPTNSLSPECTPTHTPTRNNGNQIYGMINDNNNMIPNQNCNLSLQNNGYAHNHASNMSANDSYPGSNASTPTFMPSSPNFAIPPPFVPPPAYGAQQQQQQQQQQQQQQQQQQQQQQQQQQQQLQLQLQQQQQLQQQQLQQQQQPQPQNSLQRQNYNSDQIYGTYPAAQQCGPIIRPNPNMDTIRRSALKQNSGHYATPPYLAELKATASPQPQRRVTILEPPTSPKSKTGTGKKISFNLPPQQEPGSPALPQRKPMPPRRSDSTRLTSPKKLAASDQAPPGDFLKDLQRVMRKKWQVAQKCKLDSTTTPHEVLGFRDPPPAIADYRETNVSNWVQEHYGADNLYENVYTNDPTAPVEYASSPGRQSTVRFADENISMNIANVIASKRRPPPPPPKRAETTHLTTRAMH is encoded by the exons ACTCCCAAGATGTTGACTTGGACGCGATCCTCGGGGAACTATGCGCGTTGGAAAGACGATGTGATGGAGACATTGCTTCTACTCCGGTGCCAGATACGCAACGAACTGGAAGACCTAACAGTGGAAGAATCAACACTGGAGACAACAATGACATTGGAAAAACTGACGGAG gTATGCGCACCGATAGTCCCGATAATGATAGTGCCTTCTCGGACACGGTGTCGATGTTGTCAAGCGAGAGCTCAGCAAGCAGCAGTGGTTCAGGACACAAACCACCTCAGACCGCCATGCACACGGCACCCCAACAGCAATCACATCAGTTAATGG atgcaGCAAGTAGAGCGAAAGCTGAAAAAATCCGACTAGCACTGGAGAAAATGCGGGAAGCCAGTgttcaaaaactttttatcaaaGCTTTCACATTGGATGGAAGCGGAAAAAGTCTTCTTGTCGACGAAGGAATGAGTGTCGCTCATGTTTGTAGATTATTAGCAGATAAGAACCACGTTGCGATGGATCCAAAGTGGGCTGTCGTTGAGCATCTGCCTGAGCTTTTTATGG AGAGGGTATACGAGGATCATGAGTTGCTGGTAGAAAATCTACTGTTGTGGACAAGAGACTCGAAGAATAAATTGTTGTTTGTCGAGAGACCAGACAAAACTCAACTTTTTCTATCGCCCGAGAAATACCTACTTGGTCAATCAGACAGAAATACAGGCGAGTACGACGACCATTCGAGGAACATCTTGCTTGAGGAGTTCTTTTCTAGCAGCAATGTTGGAGTACCCGAA GTCGAGGGTCCACTGTACTTGAAGTCAGACGGTAAAAAAGGCTGGAAGAAGTACCACTTTATTCTACGTGCTTCCGGTCTTTACTACTGGCCTAAAGAAAAGGCGAGAACTGCTAGGGATCTTGTGTGTTTAGCGACATTAGACGTCAACCAAGTGTACTACGGTGTgggatggaaaaaaaaatataaagcacCAACAGATTTTTGTTTCGCCGTTAAACATCCACGACTTCAGCAGCCAAAATCAACAAAGTACATAAAATTTCTCTGCGCAGAGGATAATGCCTCGTTGGAGCGATGGATGGTTGGTGTCCGAGTGGCCAAATACGGGCGACAGCTAATGGAAAACTACAGGACGCTGGTAGATGAACTCGCACAAGAAGACTTGGATATTCTAGCGCATGCTAGATCCTGCTCTGTCAGTTCAATCGCCGTGCCACCAACCAACCAGACGCAGTACAATACCACCAACGATAACGCCAGACAATTTACGGAAATTAACAGGCACAATGGGACCGACAACTCCCGACAGTATGATAATCAGCGGCAGAGTTACAATTCCGAGCAACGACAGAGTTATACAAATGATGGTAGACTCAGCCGTGCCAGTAGCTCCAGCTCCAGTGGATGCTTGTCAGATGGAGCACCGAGCAGTTGCGAGGTCGCCTTTGAATGCGGCGAGTTCCCAACAGGTACAATAAAACGCAAGCCCTCAATGAACCCAAAGTTGCCATTAACTTCCATTACCAGACAGCTAAAAGAAGTAGGCGAAACTGTCCGTGACGAACCAGACTCTTGTCCAAGTCCCACGAGTTCAGGGTCCGGTACACTGACACGGAGACACAGTCGCAGAAGAAGCGGCACTGATTCCGATGGGTCTGGTACTTTAAAACGACATCACAGATCTGGAAACGCCACACCCGTCAGTCCCATTCCTCCTGGCACTCCAGTTCGCGAAAGAGTCAGTCCCATGAATTTCTCCAGAACAGACAGTCAAGAACCTAAAACTCCCACTAGTCCAATACCAGAGTGTATGATGGACTCGATTACCTCTCTACCGCCTCCGCCATCACCCCCAAGACTTACTGAAGAAATAGAGTCTGACGGCGAGCCTCTGCCACCTCCTCCACCAGAAATGTTCCGGTCAAATCTGTCCTTAGATTCATTACCACCACCACCAGCTCCTGGTGAGTTACCCATTTGTGACACAACTGATTTTTCTGGATCATCTTTAAGCCTAGTCTCATTGCCGCCACCGCCAAGTCCGCTTGTTGGCGAAACCGGTACTATTCGACGTGCCAGGCCTAATAAACAGACAACCCCAACAAATTCATTGTCACCAGAATGCACACCAACTCACACACCAACACGCAACAACGGTAATCAAATTTACGGAATGATCaatgataacaataacatGATACCAAATCAAAACTGTAATCtttctttacaaaataatGGCTATGCTCATAACCACGCATCCAATATGTCGGCAAACGATTCTTATCCTGGATCCAATGCCAGCACACCGACATTCATGCCAAGTTCACCGAATTTTGCAATACCACCACCGTTTGTACCACCTCCAGCTTATGGGGCtcaacaacagcagcagcagcagcaacaacaacaacaacaacaacaacaacaacaacaacaacaacaacaacaacaacaacaacaactgCAATTACAGTtacaacagcagcagcagctacaacaacaacaactacaacaacaacaacaaccaCAACCACAGAACAGCCTTCAGCGACAAAACTACAATTCAGATCAAATTTACGGAACTTATCCAGCTGCTCAGCAGTGTGGGCCAATAATCAGGCCTAATCCAAACATGGATACCATCCGAAGAAGCGCTTTAAAGCAAAATTCCGGGCACTACGCTACTCCACCGTACCTTGCAGAACTGAAAGCTACCGCTAGTCCACAACCACAGAGACGGGTAACCATCCTAGAGCCTCCAACCTCACCTAAATCAAAGACTGGAACTGGTAAGAAGATTTCATTCAATTTGCCACCACAGCAAGAGCCAGGAAGTCCAGCTTTGCCGCAAAGAAAACCAATGCCACCGAGAAGATCCGATAGCACACGACTGACTTCACCGAAAAAGTTGGCAGCTTCTGACCAAGCGCCACCCGGTGATTTTCTAAAAGATCTTCAGAGagttatgagaaaaaaatggcAAGTTGCGCAAAAGTGTAAGTTAGATTCAACAACTACACCCCACGAAGTACTCGGTTTCCGTGATCCGCCCCCGGCAATTGCAGACTACAGAGAAACAAATGTCTCTAATTGGGTACAAGAGCATTATGGTGCTGATAATTTATACGAGAATGTATACACAAATGATCCAACTGCTCCTGTTGAGTACGCTTCAAGCCCAGGACGACAATCAACAGTGAGATTTGCTGATGAAAATATAAGTATGAATATTGCTAATGTAATAGCTAGTAAACGACggccaccaccaccaccaccaaaAAGAGCGGAGACGACTCATCTAACAACACGAGCAATGCACTGA
- the LOC123260953 gene encoding ras-associated and pleckstrin homology domains-containing protein 1 isoform X5 produces MLCGSFRKKKNSKDGYQLVRSNIKPIVQSRCENSRNKIEDSKKIPKSSRSLLPQFSRTGLDNVSSATLRPFNSDINTPRIDSYRFSMANLEDSQDVDLDAILGELCALERRCDGDIASTPVPDTQRTGRPNSGRINTGDNNDIGKTDGGMRTDSPDNDSAFSDTVSMLSSESSASSSGSGHKPPQTAMHTAPQQQSHQLMDAASRAKAEKIRLALEKMREASVQKLFIKAFTLDGSGKSLLVDEGMSVAHVCRLLADKNHVAMDPKWAVVEHLPELFMERVYEDHELLVENLLLWTRDSKNKLLFVERPDKTQLFLSPEKYLLGQSDRNTGEYDDHSRNILLEEFFSSSNVGVPEVEGPLYLKSDGKKGWKKYHFILRASGLYYWPKEKARTARDLVCLATLDVNQVYYGVGWKKKYKAPTDFCFAVKHPRLQQPKSTKYIKFLCAEDNASLERWMVGVRVAKYGRQLMENYRTLVDELAQEDLDILAHARSCSVSSIAVPPTNQTQYNTTNDNARQFTEINRHNGTDNSRQYDNQRQSYNSEQRQSYTNDGRLSRASSSSSSGCLSDGAPSSCEVAFECGEFPTGTIKRKPSMNPKLPLTSITRQLKEVGETVRDEPDSCPSPTSSGSGTLTRRHSRRRSGTDSDGSGTLKRHHRSGNATPVSPIPPGTPVRERVSPMNFSRTDSQEPKTPTSPIPECMMDSITSLPPPPSPPRLTEEIESDGEPLPPPPPEMFRSNLSLDSLPPPPAPGELPICDTTDFSGSSLSLVSLPPPPSPLVGETGTIRRARPNKQTTPTNSLSPECTPTHTPTRNNGNQIYGMINDNNNMIPNQNCNLSLQNNGYAHNHASNMSANDSYPGSNASTPTFMPSSPNFAIPPPFVPPPAYGAQQQQQQQQQQQQQQQQQQQQQLQQQQQPQPQNSLQRQNYNSDQIYGTYPAAQQCGPIIRPNPNMDTIRRSALKQNSGHYATPPYLAELKATASPQPQRRVTILEPPTSPKSKTGTGKKISFNLPPQQEPGSPALPQRKPMPPRRSDSTRLTSPKKLAASDQAPPGDFLKDLQRVMRKKWQVAQKCKLDSTTTPHEVLGFRDPPPAIADYRETNVSNWVQEHYGADNLYENVYTNDPTAPVEYASSPGRQSTVRFADENISMNIANVIASKRRPPPPPPKRAETTHLTTRAMH; encoded by the exons ACTCCCAAGATGTTGACTTGGACGCGATCCTCGGGGAACTATGCGCGTTGGAAAGACGATGTGATGGAGACATTGCTTCTACTCCGGTGCCAGATACGCAACGAACTGGAAGACCTAACAGTGGAAGAATCAACACTGGAGACAACAATGACATTGGAAAAACTGACGGAG gTATGCGCACCGATAGTCCCGATAATGATAGTGCCTTCTCGGACACGGTGTCGATGTTGTCAAGCGAGAGCTCAGCAAGCAGCAGTGGTTCAGGACACAAACCACCTCAGACCGCCATGCACACGGCACCCCAACAGCAATCACATCAGTTAATGG atgcaGCAAGTAGAGCGAAAGCTGAAAAAATCCGACTAGCACTGGAGAAAATGCGGGAAGCCAGTgttcaaaaactttttatcaaaGCTTTCACATTGGATGGAAGCGGAAAAAGTCTTCTTGTCGACGAAGGAATGAGTGTCGCTCATGTTTGTAGATTATTAGCAGATAAGAACCACGTTGCGATGGATCCAAAGTGGGCTGTCGTTGAGCATCTGCCTGAGCTTTTTATGG AGAGGGTATACGAGGATCATGAGTTGCTGGTAGAAAATCTACTGTTGTGGACAAGAGACTCGAAGAATAAATTGTTGTTTGTCGAGAGACCAGACAAAACTCAACTTTTTCTATCGCCCGAGAAATACCTACTTGGTCAATCAGACAGAAATACAGGCGAGTACGACGACCATTCGAGGAACATCTTGCTTGAGGAGTTCTTTTCTAGCAGCAATGTTGGAGTACCCGAA GTCGAGGGTCCACTGTACTTGAAGTCAGACGGTAAAAAAGGCTGGAAGAAGTACCACTTTATTCTACGTGCTTCCGGTCTTTACTACTGGCCTAAAGAAAAGGCGAGAACTGCTAGGGATCTTGTGTGTTTAGCGACATTAGACGTCAACCAAGTGTACTACGGTGTgggatggaaaaaaaaatataaagcacCAACAGATTTTTGTTTCGCCGTTAAACATCCACGACTTCAGCAGCCAAAATCAACAAAGTACATAAAATTTCTCTGCGCAGAGGATAATGCCTCGTTGGAGCGATGGATGGTTGGTGTCCGAGTGGCCAAATACGGGCGACAGCTAATGGAAAACTACAGGACGCTGGTAGATGAACTCGCACAAGAAGACTTGGATATTCTAGCGCATGCTAGATCCTGCTCTGTCAGTTCAATCGCCGTGCCACCAACCAACCAGACGCAGTACAATACCACCAACGATAACGCCAGACAATTTACGGAAATTAACAGGCACAATGGGACCGACAACTCCCGACAGTATGATAATCAGCGGCAGAGTTACAATTCCGAGCAACGACAGAGTTATACAAATGATGGTAGACTCAGCCGTGCCAGTAGCTCCAGCTCCAGTGGATGCTTGTCAGATGGAGCACCGAGCAGTTGCGAGGTCGCCTTTGAATGCGGCGAGTTCCCAACAGGTACAATAAAACGCAAGCCCTCAATGAACCCAAAGTTGCCATTAACTTCCATTACCAGACAGCTAAAAGAAGTAGGCGAAACTGTCCGTGACGAACCAGACTCTTGTCCAAGTCCCACGAGTTCAGGGTCCGGTACACTGACACGGAGACACAGTCGCAGAAGAAGCGGCACTGATTCCGATGGGTCTGGTACTTTAAAACGACATCACAGATCTGGAAACGCCACACCCGTCAGTCCCATTCCTCCTGGCACTCCAGTTCGCGAAAGAGTCAGTCCCATGAATTTCTCCAGAACAGACAGTCAAGAACCTAAAACTCCCACTAGTCCAATACCAGAGTGTATGATGGACTCGATTACCTCTCTACCGCCTCCGCCATCACCCCCAAGACTTACTGAAGAAATAGAGTCTGACGGCGAGCCTCTGCCACCTCCTCCACCAGAAATGTTCCGGTCAAATCTGTCCTTAGATTCATTACCACCACCACCAGCTCCTGGTGAGTTACCCATTTGTGACACAACTGATTTTTCTGGATCATCTTTAAGCCTAGTCTCATTGCCGCCACCGCCAAGTCCGCTTGTTGGCGAAACCGGTACTATTCGACGTGCCAGGCCTAATAAACAGACAACCCCAACAAATTCATTGTCACCAGAATGCACACCAACTCACACACCAACACGCAACAACGGTAATCAAATTTACGGAATGATCaatgataacaataacatGATACCAAATCAAAACTGTAATCtttctttacaaaataatGGCTATGCTCATAACCACGCATCCAATATGTCGGCAAACGATTCTTATCCTGGATCCAATGCCAGCACACCGACATTCATGCCAAGTTCACCGAATTTTGCAATACCACCACCGTTTGTACCACCTCCAGCTTATGGGGCtcaacaacagcagcagcagcagcaacaacaacaacaacaacaacaacaaca acaacaacaacaactacaacaacaacaacaaccaCAACCACAGAACAGCCTTCAGCGACAAAACTACAATTCAGATCAAATTTACGGAACTTATCCAGCTGCTCAGCAGTGTGGGCCAATAATCAGGCCTAATCCAAACATGGATACCATCCGAAGAAGCGCTTTAAAGCAAAATTCCGGGCACTACGCTACTCCACCGTACCTTGCAGAACTGAAAGCTACCGCTAGTCCACAACCACAGAGACGGGTAACCATCCTAGAGCCTCCAACCTCACCTAAATCAAAGACTGGAACTGGTAAGAAGATTTCATTCAATTTGCCACCACAGCAAGAGCCAGGAAGTCCAGCTTTGCCGCAAAGAAAACCAATGCCACCGAGAAGATCCGATAGCACACGACTGACTTCACCGAAAAAGTTGGCAGCTTCTGACCAAGCGCCACCCGGTGATTTTCTAAAAGATCTTCAGAGagttatgagaaaaaaatggcAAGTTGCGCAAAAGTGTAAGTTAGATTCAACAACTACACCCCACGAAGTACTCGGTTTCCGTGATCCGCCCCCGGCAATTGCAGACTACAGAGAAACAAATGTCTCTAATTGGGTACAAGAGCATTATGGTGCTGATAATTTATACGAGAATGTATACACAAATGATCCAACTGCTCCTGTTGAGTACGCTTCAAGCCCAGGACGACAATCAACAGTGAGATTTGCTGATGAAAATATAAGTATGAATATTGCTAATGTAATAGCTAGTAAACGACggccaccaccaccaccaccaaaAAGAGCGGAGACGACTCATCTAACAACACGAGCAATGCACTGA